Below is a window of Fluviibacter phosphoraccumulans DNA.
CGATCAGTCGGGCATGAAGGCTGGCGGCATCGATGAGGCCCTGTTGCTGACAGTGCGCGCGAAATGCTTCTTGCCATTGCTGGAACTGGCGTTGCTCTTCGCCGCCTAAGGCACCACCATCCACCGGGATATTCCATTCAATCGATAGCTTGTGTGCCTGGGCGGCACTGGCGGCGAGCGATTTCAAGTCAAACAGCGGCTCCAGCGCCGTGTCAATTTGCTGACGGATCACCTTTTCCCAGACCAATTGCTCCTGAAACGTATTCAGCACCCGCCGATCAACCAGGCTGGGGGGGGCTTGGCCCCGGAGCACCAGCGCATCGTACAAAGCATGCAACCATTGCCCCAGCGTGGTGGCATTCAGCGAGCGCCAGCTGCGTTGATTTTCGGCCGATGCATCATGGGTTTTCGCTAGCGTCTGTGCGAGGCGTAGGGTGGCGCACACAACCACGCTGTCTGTTGGTAGGGCGGCTGTGTCTATCTGCGGTAGCCGGTGTGGTTCAAGTTCTGTCATGAGCATGTCTTATCCGGTTAACATACTATCCGAAGCAGCCACAGGTTGCGTTGGATTACCCCACAGGAATTTACACATGCATATTGTTGACCTTACGCAGCAGCGTAAAACGACCAAAGCGTTTGACCCCACGCATCAGTTAAGCAAAGATGAAGTGGCCGCGGTCCGTTCGCTTTTGCGGATGAGTCCCTCTTCGACAAATGCCCAGCCTTGGCATTTTTTCTTAGCCAGTTCTGACGCGGGTAAAGCACAGGTTGCCGCTGGCGCCTCGGGGGCGTTTGCGTATAACGAGCCTAAGATCATGAATGCCTCATTGGTCGTGGTGCTGTGCGCACGCACGCGGATGGATGATGCCTATTTGCGGCAAGTGCTGGATCAGGAAACGCGTGATGGGCGTCTGCCCACCGAAGAGGCGCGTACCAATCAGCATCATGTGCGTTCGAGCTACGTGCATAAGCACGAGCAGAGCGCCGTAGGCTTGCTGCAATGGTCGGCGCGCCAAGTGTATATTGCGCTGGGTTTTCTGCTGCTGGGCGCGGCAGAGTTGGGTATCGACGCCTGCCCGATCGAAGGTTTTGATGCAGCCGCGCTGGATCAATCGCTGAATCTTGAAGCGCAGGGCTTAAGCAGTCAGGTGTTGGTCGCCTTAGGCCGCAAGTCGGACAAAGACTTCAACGCCGGTTTGCCTAAGTCTCGCTTGGATGAATCCGTCGTCATTACCGAGCTGTGAGCACACGATGAAGCCTTTGCTGTCTTCCATGCGCGGTAGCATCGGCATCATTACCATGAACAATGATGCCCACCGTAATGTGCTGTGTGAGGCTTTTTTTGAACAACTGACTGACTTGCTCGAGACGTTCCGAGAAAATCGTGCCCGGGTCGTGATTCTACGCGCGAATCCCGGTGTCCATGTTTGGTCCGCCGGGCATGATGTGAACGAATTGCCGCCGGCCGGTCAGGACCCGTTGCACTGGGCTGAAATACTGCCCAGCATGACGCGGGCGATTCATAACTTCCCCGCGCCGGTGATTGCCATGATTGAGGGTACGGTCTGGGGTGGCGCCTGCGAACTGGCGCTGGCCTGTGACATTGTCGTGGCGGCATCCGGCACTACCTTTGCGCTGACGCCGGCGCGTCTGGGCATACCGTACAACATTAATGGCTTGTCGACCTTTACCCGGTCGCTGACGCCGCAGCTCTTAAAGGAACTACTCTTTACC
It encodes the following:
- the nfsB gene encoding oxygen-insensitive NAD(P)H nitroreductase; the protein is MHIVDLTQQRKTTKAFDPTHQLSKDEVAAVRSLLRMSPSSTNAQPWHFFLASSDAGKAQVAAGASGAFAYNEPKIMNASLVVVLCARTRMDDAYLRQVLDQETRDGRLPTEEARTNQHHVRSSYVHKHEQSAVGLLQWSARQVYIALGFLLLGAAELGIDACPIEGFDAAALDQSLNLEAQGLSSQVLVALGRKSDKDFNAGLPKSRLDESVVITEL
- the scpB gene encoding methylmalonyl-CoA decarboxylase: MKPLLSSMRGSIGIITMNNDAHRNVLCEAFFEQLTDLLETFRENRARVVILRANPGVHVWSAGHDVNELPPAGQDPLHWAEILPSMTRAIHNFPAPVIAMIEGTVWGGACELALACDIVVAASGTTFALTPARLGIPYNINGLSTFTRSLTPQLLKELLFTAAPMPAERLASAGAINHVVPTATLESFCLSLAEQIQSNAPLTIRTTKEMMNVLLGARDLSASEFERLEELRKDVYNSTDYAEGLDAIRNKRKPNFIGS